A stretch of DNA from Malus sylvestris chromosome 9, drMalSylv7.2, whole genome shotgun sequence:
TGCACGATAATAATTAGAGATAATAAGAACTGACTAATTATACCAGTAACAGCTTGTAATAAGTCATAGCAGTAAACCCCTGGATAAGCACATAGAGCTTGCAGAAATTGAGCCGCTGGGTCCCTGCAATTAGGACAAACCTCAAATTATACCAAGTCGATAGTACCCAAACACCGTCGCGTAATATAATCAGTTAACAAGTATAATATAAATGAACAGCGATCATACACTTTACGTAGTATCATAAATACTTCCGTAATGTAACACACAAACGGGTGGTTAATTTGTCTTTCTTACCCTTTCGGGTTGAACTCCGCAAGTCCGAAAAGCGTAGTGATCTGTTGAGGAAATCAAGCATTTCAGTAAAATTAGTGACATGTATTAAGACATAAACATTGTATTACAAATTAGTATGGGGAATCATTGACACAATTATTGACAACTGAAGTACCTCACCAACAAAGGCTTTGGCAGCAGCCACACCAAGTGCAGTGTTCATGTGGCTCAAATAAGCAATGGGGCTTAGCAAGGCTGCTGATTTCATCTGGTCCACCAGTTTCCCTTCTGATAACGATGCCAATACAAATAAAGTTCCCTGGCAAATAAATCAACACAtgtttttcttctcaaaaaaatgttaaaaataagCAGGGCTGCAGGAGCGTGCACTGGTAGAAAATGTGTATGcgaaaatcaattcaaatctatTGGGATGCCATCGTGACAAACATACTAATCAACTACGCATTATCATGAGTTTTAACCTACATATCTGACAATGAATGGTTAACTTAAAATACTATTTACTtggttgaaagtgtttttaaatggTTGGAAGCATTTTTGGtgcaaatatttttagaactaatctttagtaaaaatgaatgtgaatcctgaaaaaaaaaacacttcaagtaATATTTGAATCCAAAATCACGTTctcttaaaaacacttttagtcactttaaaagcacttctaaatAAGCCAGCAATCTCCATAAAAGTTTTTATATTTCTCAAAAGTGCATTTACAGAACAAATATATTGATTCTCACCAGGGAATGGCCAACATAATTGATCTTCTGTCCAGCCTTGCCATACACGAAATCAAACACTGCTGGTAGATCAAAAGCCACCAGTTCATCCCAAGACCAATTCCAAAATTTCTGCCATTGTCACAAATCACAACTCATTAAGCTAAttgctataaaaaaataaataaaaaataaaaaaacagataTTTAATCctgaattaaaaaagaaagtgcATATAAGATCGGACCGGATCGCGGGGATCCATGGAAGTATGTCGCCTGCTGAACCTGGTCCCTCTGGTGTTGGCAATCCACACATCAAATCCGTTGTCTGCCAGAATCAATGGCAGATTTCTGTCCGGAGAATTCAAGAGCCAGGTGACTCCATCCTGCATTAACATACACAATATAGAAACCCACCAATATAGATATATTTGATAAAGACGATATTCTATTGTAAACGGGCTGAAAGATTCAAACTCGAATGTCCTAAAACTTCAAATAGAcgattcttaatcatgttgaAATTGATAAGTTTCCCCAACTTGCATCTTCTCACCTACTTAGGAAAATATTGATGTTTTATTGCAAAAAAATCTTAGTACAATACAACAAGTAGTGCACTTATTAGTTAAAACCTGTCTAACTTACGTCTGCAAACGTTACACCCCAACTTCAACAGAGTCCATATTGAGAGAAACAAATGTAGGAATCTTGAACTATGCACCATTGGATTTATGCGTGAGGCGGTGCATGATTTTTTGGACAGCTTCTGTTCTGATGGTCCTTTTTGCCTCCTCATAAGAATCCAATCAGATTCAGAGCCACTTCTTGAaactttaaatttgattttttgtaaTATGACGATGAGTTCTGCCAAGCATTGAAACTTGTTTACGTGACATGTCCTCTTGTAACTTACGTGGAAGTTTCATATTTTAAGGGTGCGTTTAACGcagacggaacgggacggaacgaaggtgtaatttttgaaaaagacatggggtatatttgtcttaaaatggtaaaacattgtgttccacagacgtggaacaaacccgttccagggggaggtggaacgcaaaaacacccaaaatctgtcccgtggaacagactgttccacccatttttggcgcaccaaacgcgggacggaacgcctcgtcccgttccgtcccgtcccgtcccacgtaccaaacgcaccctaaaggactttatctatgaaaatggtTACCGACACTTTAAATTTCTCATTTTATacttcaaattttctatatttagaaaaaatatatatatatacttacgaggagtgtagaatgaaatttttgaaataCTAATAACATTTCCCTTATCTATTTataatatttgacaaaaaaaaatttatcaaaaatgtgtgaaaattaCCAACAAAAATTGCTAATTGTCTGACTTAACTCATGTCTACATACATAACAATATAACATGACGCGTTAATCACTCTTACATTGTACCTTAATTTACCTTTTTGACTTTTGCCCGTAACGATCGGCCTAAAGCAACTTTCGGTAcatttctcataatttgaaaTTGTGGTGGTGGAACGAAAAGGCAAACTTTAATCAACATATGCCataatgattcttcatcaaagacGCAGAGCATAGTTAAACGTAAACAGGAGCAAAATTTTGCGTCCTAATTGCGAGATGAGAAAGATACTAACGAGAGATCGTACCTTAATCATACATAAGAATTCCCGTAAACTGGAGAAAATCATGTGTAATTAACGAGGATGTATGGAGAAAACTTACCACAAGGACACCATGCTGGATTAAGACCGGTGGCTTCTTAATCCCCCCGCCGCTGCCGCCACTGCTGCCTTTGCCGCGACCTTCCGGAATCCTTTGCACACTCAATACATAACCATCTTGGGTTGTCACCTGAACAAAAATGCAGCCACCATTAATTAACTAAAGTTAAGCCACTAAACTATATATATTATCTGCAATATTGGcttaattaattagttcaaGTCTTACATCAAACTCCTGGCATGGGTAGCCGTACACAACCACCGACGACGCGCATATACCAACTGTCGGGGCGGCCGCAGCACCGTGTTTGCTGCCGTATAGTGAACCCCAAGTGGAGACGTGCGCTCGATGAGGTGAAAGTGCTGCAAGCGATACTAGGAGGCAGAAGCTCACCCAGACTGCTGCCATAACAAAATGAGAGTCTAATTCTAATAAAATCGCTTTCGCTTCGCCTCAAAAATGTTAAAAGGAAAGTTGCCTGCTTTCAGGGCATTATATAGCTGAAGAAAAAGGGAAGCATAACAGAGTGGGAAAACGAGTTGTACCTTTTTCTGTTGGGAACTTCCACaaaactgtttattttaacgaaaaattatatttttatattaaaaaattaatcttaatactatttattgtactttttattttatcattatcgttaaaattcaaaattttcaaaccccttttattagttttccttttttcctaatTTCTAGCTTGACTGAATAGTAGTGAGATATGATGTTGGCTTGAAGCAGAGAAAATTTTTAGTGTACCAGAAGCATATAACTGGTACATTAAATATCATAATATAattaactaaatttaaaaaaaaaaatctccaactgCCTTTGTTATTACACTGAATTTATCGGGTTGTGTTTACATCCTTTTCAATGATGTGGCATTGTAGGTCCCATCTGGACTTTCCATTTCTTACCATCAAGAAACTGTTCATGTAAAATGCATAGGACATGAAATTGGAGGCGGATTCTATGCCCTTCCGCTTCCCGTactctcctgttttgtgtgtttACGGTTAAGtcatatcaacattttatattttttttatagatataataagacaaaaataaatagtaatataaaatgttgatgtaaCTTAACcttgaccacacaaacaggagggcagaggaagtgggagggcagaaaATTTGCCTCCCTTGAAATTGGCCACCCCTCCAAGTAAATAAAGATTTTTAGCTGGAATAttgggaaagggatcctctctggatcccttCTACCAAATCCTATCAATCAACAAATTTggactcttgaaatttgatcaaatagctaaaattattataacttttaaagaggTCCTTGTTTTTAACcatttgattaaattttaagGGCGCTGATTTGTTGATTTGTAGAATTTGGTATAAAGGATCCAAAGAGAATTatttcagttgttatttcaagGACAAAGACCTCTGAACTGGACATTAGGATGGAGGATTTTATcagatttggatcctctcttgagctTAGGGGTTGAGCCTCCTGAACAAAGCACGtgagccgttggattttgatccaacaactataattattataacttttagaagggCCTTCTGTTTGtaacttgtttgtaccatacttgacaaatcccaaaactactgagtaccggtcaacgttataccgtcaaggatccagaagagtttctctccaaccagaaggccaatcatagcgcgacacatgtcgacatcagaagccaatcatagtgtgacacgtgtcaatatttgaagccaatcacaacacgacacgtgtcaatgtcagaacaaagctagaaactctcttctataaaaggaaatcattctcccacaatatttcctaatatcatttgtactaaatcattcacttgtactcactaaaggagagcttgaacctatgtaattgtgtaaacctttcacaattaatgataaTTCCTCTaatctgtggacgtagccaatctgggtaaaccacgtacatcttgtgtttgcttccttatctctatcaatttacatacttatccacactaatgaccggagcaatctagcaaaggtcacaaacttaacactttctgttgtaccaaagtcctcactgattttgtgcatcaacataaccGTTAAATTAAAATCCAACAGTTCACATGTTTTGCTCAGGAGGCTTAGCCCCTTGAGCTcatgagaggatccaattccgatTTTATCTTTGGGAAACACAATAATGTGGGCTCCACTACACGATTATGTGAGTACCTAATTGGACCCCATCCAAAACTGCAAATATTAAGACCAAGGAAAATATTCAGTATGACAGCTTCGTTACGTGACATTTAAATGGCAGttctcacaattttttttttgagtgcGGAGATAATGTAGGGCCAAGTAAAATTGACATACAAATAATATGGTTAGGCTGCTCCATTGAAGATTTTCTCTAACACAAATAGATGAAAGAACGTAACACTGAATAAAGTTGCATTCACAACTTCATTATAGATCAGTTGATCATGTTAGCGAAATCTAATGACTACATATATCTTTCTTGGTCTTTTGGCTATGATCAAGTGAAGTCTAATAACTACATCATAACTCTCAAAAGTATAGGACAAACGTAAAGCTAGATGGAGCCTAATGTGAATGGTCTCATTTGATTGTGAGAGTTGCCATACCACTTATGTGGTTAGGCCATCCTCCTAAAGTTTTCCCGAGACGAAATCGACACTGCATGCAAGTTCGGAAGATTAATTTGTCTGTAATCTCAAGGAGGTTCAATCAAATCGTGCGTCAAGAAACATGATAAGTACAAAGTACTGGCTATATTTATACGTTTGAGTTGGCGTTCTGCAACTGAAACCAAAGTTCTCGTCGTGGAATTCATGTGAATGCATGTGGCTTGGGAATTCATGTGAATGCATGTGGCTTGGGCAACTTTATAATTCAATCAACTGCAGTATCCAAGAACAAGTACATTTCACATTGGAGTCGAACAACTTAGCTTAATTAGGATATTATAAGTCATAGAAATGGAAGATTCGCAGAAGCACCAATCTGTTTGTGGTTGTCTAGGCTGTGTAACATTTTATATGTTTTCAGCACACCCGTAGGATAAGGCTCGATCAGGCAATTTGTTGCACGATTTGTTAATTCGACACAAAATGACATGCATTTAACAGGTTTCGAGTCAACCCGTTAACGAGCTGAGTCGTTATCGGGTTACCGTTAAGAACCCAAAAGGATATCGTTTGCCAAATCTAGACATTACGCATGCCAATTTATTGCATTACCCATTAATCAAACGTGAAACGCAACGAATCATTAACAAATTGAGTCGTTATCGGGTCACCTGTTAAAaacccgttaagataatggATTTGACACGACATAACCCATTAAAATAATCGAGTATGACACAAAAACGACAAACATGACCCGTTTCTTAGGCGATGTTGGCTATACATTCTCTATACTATATCTTATTAGCATGGACAAGGATGGAGCCAAGTACAAGGCTCCCCTAGGCTATAGCATAGGGAGAGTTTGGTTCTTCAagcttaaaaatattaatttttgggTTAGTTTGTGATTTTTAATTGTCATATTCCACTTAACagatgaatttttttatttgtaaggcTGTTTTTAAGAATAATAAGAGCTAATAGATGTTAAATAAACTCAtcactttaactaatattatATTTAATAGTAATAAATTAAGACCTCTATACCACAAATGGTTCCTTATTTTATTCACTTGAAAGCTTTGAAGGCAAAAAACCTAGAAAACATAGCACAAAATTCTTGCTTCAAATTACTACATTCAAGTTTTTACTATTATATAACTTTATGTAGGCAACAtaggattaaaaatttgatttcgtAGTAACAATTTTAACTTAGTCCACCAGCCGAATAATTTCTAGCTACGCCATTGAGCATGGACTTCTCttgaaagaaattttttattgtttcaaaTCCATGATAATTGTCTGATATTGCATCACAATAATGGTGATCAAATATTATCATGTTCAACTCACAGTTATATCTAATGTGAACTCACTTCTACTGTCGGGGATATAGTAGTTGCTAAAGAATAAAAATCTCACATCAAGAAATTAATACAAATTTTGATATGAGTAGCCGCCTCATAGATTTCACATTTTTATAAGTGAGTCGTCGCATGAGTCAGCCTTACTCGAATCCTCttcttaattaaaaaaagtaatTTACATAGCACGGCAGCACACCGTAACATTCAAGTCCTAATAACAACATACTTGTGTGACGTGTCATGTCCACTCCCAATGTAACACCCGCCCCCCTAATTATAAAGATTTATGTTTGTAATTACccctaaatgttttaaatatatcaatttcatCCTTTTTGTTTACCAAATCAGAATCCAAAGCATTAGATCCCTTTTCTTTCTaaatctgccacgtggcagcgcctcaaacaatttctctttcttctctctctgtcccccCGTGAACCCcccccttccttcttcttcttcttctttttctgtcTGTCATgtctttctctcccttctctcggACCTCTCTCAGCTCCCTCATCTCTCTTCTCAACCGCGAACGCACGCACGCACCCATCTCCCCTGCGCGAGGAAGACCCCTCATCGTCGCCATCTCGTCCTTCTCCCTCTCTGTCCCGTGCTGCAACCCCAGGAAACCCGGAAAGGAACTCCGGCGAGTTCCTATTTTCCCGGTGAGGTAAGCCTCAAATCTCCCTTATTTCGTCCAAGAATCTTGTGGGTTGAGTTTGAATTGAGTTTATTGTGTGATTTTTGGAGGTTATAGGACGAAATCGAAGCCGGGtgtaggcacacccatctccgaCGACTTTCGAGagaatttccggccaaaccacgacgagttggccggcgtgcaagatatcaatctcttcgtctcgtcgagtactataactttcctttttgtttcactcaatttcattgagtattgaagaagttatactcatttgaaatcttacccagtttccggcgacctccgaggctttcgaggcaatttccggtcaaaccacggcgagttagacgtcgtgtgaggtaccattctcttcgtctcttcaagggctacaactttcgtttttgtctcgcttgatttcgttgagttttgacaaagttatggtcGTTTAAAGATTGTGCATTTTCCGGCCGAATTCCGGCTTTCTCTCCCATTGGGTCCGGCGACCCACCAAAACCAAGCCCTTTGGGCCTTTCTGCTGAGCCCAACCCTTTTGGTTGTGAGGCCTTTGggccatgtgtgtgtgtgtgttttagattgtgtgggtgtgtgagtgtgtacccgtgtgtgtgtgtatgtatatttagtgtgtgtgtgctgtgtgagtgtgtgagtttgtgtgtgtgtgtttaagtgtgtgtatatgcatgccatgcatgcatgtgcatgccgtgcatgtgtatgtgtgtttgtGGTGTGTATGTGTTTGGGCTTAGGCCCAAACCACATTTCTTCACCCaaaacccttttaacccaaaaccttagaattccaaaacccaatagatcctaatcctatttaacctaaacctaaaccttaATCCagatttcaagcctaaaacccgttagacctaatttgaccgttgaccccggtcaacgttgactttaaggttgacttttcgggtttttgtccgggacccttcttagggtaattcgacgttctgaatccgtttccaacgtctgttttcccaaattcaattgttaaaatagagttttattaattggaccctttatgtgcttaggggcaattatagtGGCGTTTCTGTCTTCGCTAGCTGCGTGACTTTTCGACGgcgaagtactgtgagtggaccccttcaaaagcatgttttaatagtagaaatgcatacatgaaaggcatgatttaatgattacgttttatgaaacgttttgagataacatgcttactgaggctactttgaattattactatttttcctataacccgtgttcttatagaatatccgatggatgatgatatgatatttagaacatgtttcgaacacctctttatagtatagatgatggatgactttatactatgaagttgtttttcaatatatatatgttcaatggttttgtacttacctagtggtcctttccgctacgggacgtagtgatagattccggtccgtcccgggcgacggtttggtgttggcatagggcctggagtgtgtttcctctggctatttagcacagggacggggagccggcatggggtctgggggttatcggacaattcactagtgattattatatatgagttatgatttgagatactgcacatcatgctaggtttcggaaaacctatgtttatcattatatatgtgttttcataaacctgggggttagtacgttgataactgttttattatatatatatatcaaattggtccactcatgtttgttttgcgcccccttcaggacttagattcgaggcgtacaatcccggcatccaggcacttccgcttcggtatcttcgagtcctctcgatgtaggacccatTTCTTTGTTCatctaatttcatattattttctttagtgttctagttagttgtatgctctgaacacgttccttaaatgcatattccttATTCTTTTACATTTATAAGTTTTATCTATCCTTTATTTTCAACAATtacactcaataaatggctttcgtcaccctcgggtgtcggccagcacgtgcctatcctagTATTCGGggaaatatcgggatcggggcgtgtcacccAATGAGCCCATGCTTCATTGCCTCAACAAAACTCCAACAACCATACAAACTTATCATCTGAAAAAAGACTTGAATTATTGCTCCACCTCGTGCCTTCCATTGCGGAGTTTTGGCTTTTTTTGGCGCACAGTTCTTCCCTTcattagagcaattccacccctaaggactttgtgacagcacccagcgcatttatccactcaaatgaacagtaacagactccaatgaacagtaataggccaaggcacctctaaaaaaatgcgctggcacctagtgaaaaaatgcgctggcacaaacTATCTCCATTCCTACAAAATGCGCTgacacccagcccatttaaaatatttttaaattttgtctaaaagaataaaaaaataaaatagttttaatttcggatatgatttttaaccaatctcgtcacgccacatgtcattatctgaacgtactattttgtgaatagatttccgctaagattttcaaccaatcctgacacgccacgtgtcacttccgttttacaataatttagccaagatttcaataagattttcaaccaatcacgtagtgccacgtgacattgtccagaacctcatcctttctttttttgtccatataaaccctacatccctacatccatcctcacaccaagctcaatccttctttttagctcagaatccttgttcatcgttttcaaatcttgagtttttattacaatgtcttcttcaagaatggtgtataaacagttgcaggagcaacaacaaaggttgttggcacaacaggcagaattggccaatctcgaggaaggtggaagtggaggtggagatgaggctttcttcatggaggaggatgaggatgatcaccatagaaggcagaaggcctcacattcccgccgtgtcatggaagccgtgggtcagatagccaaaccaagacgtgttgcaaacctcgatagaaaaagggaaaaacgaggtaaaaatctattggaagattattttattcccaatagcatattccctgatcatatttttagacggcgttttagaatgcaacgaaatttgttcaacaaaatcatgagtgataTTTGCCAACTCGTTCTCTCGATTAActacttctctttgtctctcagccGCCGCATCACGGGCCTCAGTACCCTGCTAATATTGCTGCCATAGCAAcaactttttcctcatctctagccttttctCGTGCCAAGTTtagttcaccttggcgagcaagttcctccatatatttagtgtagtcatttttggaagaactaccttttttctttgacgCCTTTTTACCTAGAGGCCTTAGGGACTGACGAGTCGGTTGGGTCTCGGGCACTTGTTCAAGCGTCCCTTCCGTGTCTTGAAATGTGTCGGCTTCTTGTTCTGCCATGTCTGGTTCTGGAGAACTATGTAGACCCATACCGTgtatgacaacttctggaccagttgccacaattttgtatttagggcaatctttgacaatttgccaacattcccatttagtgaatgatttgttcccgttctttgaattgtagaatgcttgagcttgtagtgtctataaaaaaGTGGGAtaacatagtgttaaaaaatgcgggtgtaacacaaataaataaattcaaaatattgatacgggtggaatgcatataaattacataaaaatgacataagaaattaaatagaaattacataagaaattaaaattttgatgcgggtggaatgcatataaaaattacataagaaataacataaaaattacatacgaaattaaataaatcaaaatattgatgtgggtggaat
This window harbors:
- the LOC126634023 gene encoding triacylglycerol lipase 2-like, coding for MAAVWVSFCLLVSLAALSPHRAHVSTWGSLYGSKHGAAAAPTVGICASSVVVYGYPCQEFDVTTQDGYVLSVQRIPEGRGKGSSGGSGGGIKKPPVLIQHGVLVDGVTWLLNSPDRNLPLILADNGFDVWIANTRGTRFSRRHTSMDPRDPKFWNWSWDELVAFDLPAVFDFVYGKAGQKINYVGHSLGTLFVLASLSEGKLVDQMKSAALLSPIAYLSHMNTALGVAAAKAFVGEITTLFGLAEFNPKGDPAAQFLQALCAYPGVYCYDLLQAVTGKNCCLNSSTIDLFLENEPQSTSTKNMVHLAQIVRDGKLAKYNYGRPDLNLMHYGRFNPPVYNLSNIPHDLPLFLSYGGQDALSDFRDVARLLDSLKLHDVGKLTVQYIENYAHADFIMGLNAKDIVYNQVTAFFKQQH
- the LOC126634176 gene encoding uncharacterized protein LOC126634176 isoform X2, with the translated sequence MSFSPFSRTSLSSLISLLNRERTHAPISPARGRPLIVAISSFSLSVPCCNPRKPGKELRRVPIFPDEIEAGCRHTHLRRLSREFPAKPRRVGRRARYQSLRLVDFRRPPRLSRQFPVKPRRVRRRVSGVSVFASCVTFRRRSTDLDSRRTIPASRHFRFGIFESSRFAGATTKVVGTTGRIGQSRGRWKWRWR
- the LOC126634176 gene encoding uncharacterized protein LOC126634176 isoform X1, with product MSFSPFSRTSLSSLISLLNRERTHAPISPARGRPLIVAISSFSLSVPCCNPRKPGKELRRVPIFPDEIEAGCRHTHLRRLSREFPAKPRRVGRRARYQSLRLVDFRRPPRLSRQFPVKPRRVRRRVRGNYSGVSVFASCVTFRRRSTDLDSRRTIPASRHFRFGIFESSRFAGATTKVVGTTGRIGQSRGRWKWRWR